The following proteins are encoded in a genomic region of Stutzerimonas balearica DSM 6083:
- a CDS encoding TetR/AcrR family transcriptional regulator yields MSSIRERNKELILRAASEEFAEKGFAATKTSDIAARAGLPKPNVYYYFKSKENLYREVLESIVEPLLEASAPFNEPGEPGDVLRAYIRTKIRISRDHAYASKVFASEIMHGAPHLSPERVAQLNAQAAHNIACIQRWIDAGLMARVDPNHLLFSIWAATQTYADFDWQISTVTGKAALEDSDYEAAAETIIRLVLKGCEVTERT; encoded by the coding sequence ATGTCGAGCATTCGTGAGCGCAACAAAGAACTGATCCTGCGTGCCGCCAGCGAAGAATTCGCCGAGAAGGGCTTCGCCGCCACCAAGACGAGCGATATCGCGGCCCGCGCCGGGCTACCCAAGCCCAACGTCTACTACTACTTCAAGTCCAAGGAAAACCTCTACCGAGAGGTGCTGGAAAGCATCGTCGAGCCGCTGCTCGAAGCATCCGCGCCGTTCAACGAGCCCGGCGAACCGGGCGATGTGTTGCGCGCCTACATCCGCACGAAAATCCGCATCTCGCGCGACCACGCCTACGCATCGAAGGTCTTCGCCAGCGAGATCATGCACGGGGCGCCGCATCTGTCGCCGGAACGCGTGGCCCAGCTCAACGCCCAGGCGGCGCACAATATCGCCTGCATCCAGCGCTGGATCGACGCCGGGCTGATGGCCAGGGTCGACCCCAACCACCTGCTGTTCAGCATCTGGGCGGCCACCCAGACCTACGCCGACTTCGACTGGCAGATTTCCACCGTGACCGGCAAGGCGGCGCTCGAAGACAGCGACTACGAGGCGGCGGCCGAAACCATCATCCGCCTGGTGCTCAAGGGCTGCGAAGTCACCGAGCGCACCTAG
- a CDS encoding methyl-accepting chemotaxis protein, whose protein sequence is MPFFKRSIQWQLILSMGAALLTSLLIVILVYASAVERLAERYLLDEALPANINAIAHDIERTLAGPITATAAIAGNTLVHDWLGQGEDPQQAAAIARYLHGVKTQQNALATSIAVLDSGHYYSDAGLSRTLSRSAAADAWFYSLVDGSQERRLELDIDKATRQPTLFINQRISAGGRVLGVAGLGYSLSSMSALIADFRFGERGEVYLVGSDGQVKIHPQSERNGRAALTELTGAEAAGQLQSGSGGVVRFERDGETFLAMAKPLEGLGWQLVAEVPEAEIFGEARRTLWTTSLIGAAIGLAFLGVIVLLARGLVRPIRQVTAALVEIGGGGGDLTRRLDESRADELGDLARGFNRFIASLRGLIGDVLKTGEQLRTAVGQVARVVDDTAMRAGRQHEMTDMVATAVHEMGLTVQEIARNASNAAQASQGARSEALEARQVVGESIAHIERMSGQIGQAAGSVTELAQQVASIDQVLAVIRSISEQTNLLALNAAIEAARAGDMGRGFAVVADEVRTLASRTQASTDEIQQMIARLKSGAETAVGAMHAGQAATGTGVAASQRTGQSLGAITEQVESISDMNTQVAAATEEQSSVTEEITRNVQGIADLAQATARDVQACRSDCQALSQLAVDLGRQMGSFRL, encoded by the coding sequence ATGCCGTTCTTCAAGCGCAGCATCCAGTGGCAGTTGATCCTCAGCATGGGCGCTGCCCTGCTGACGAGTCTGCTGATCGTCATTCTGGTCTACGCCTCTGCCGTCGAACGGCTGGCCGAGCGCTACCTGCTCGACGAGGCGTTGCCGGCCAACATCAACGCCATCGCGCATGACATCGAACGCACCCTGGCCGGCCCGATCACCGCGACCGCGGCGATCGCCGGCAACACGCTGGTGCATGACTGGCTCGGCCAGGGCGAGGACCCGCAGCAGGCCGCCGCCATTGCCCGCTACCTGCACGGCGTCAAGACGCAGCAGAACGCACTGGCCACCTCCATCGCCGTGCTCGACAGCGGGCACTACTATTCCGACGCGGGGCTCAGCCGCACGCTGTCGCGCTCGGCAGCCGCCGACGCCTGGTTCTACAGCCTGGTCGACGGCAGTCAGGAGCGCCGGCTGGAGCTGGACATCGACAAGGCGACCCGCCAGCCGACGCTGTTCATCAATCAGCGCATCAGCGCCGGCGGGCGTGTGCTCGGCGTCGCCGGGCTGGGCTACAGCCTGAGCAGCATGTCCGCGCTGATCGCCGACTTCCGCTTTGGCGAGCGCGGCGAGGTATACCTCGTCGGCAGTGACGGACAGGTCAAGATCCATCCGCAGAGCGAGCGCAACGGGCGTGCCGCGCTCACCGAGCTGACCGGCGCCGAGGCGGCCGGGCAACTGCAGTCCGGCAGCGGCGGGGTGGTGCGCTTCGAGCGCGACGGCGAGACCTTTCTGGCCATGGCCAAGCCGCTCGAAGGCCTCGGCTGGCAGCTGGTCGCCGAGGTGCCGGAGGCCGAGATCTTCGGCGAGGCACGGCGCACCCTGTGGACCACCAGCCTGATCGGCGCGGCCATTGGCCTGGCCTTTCTCGGCGTGATCGTGCTGCTGGCTCGCGGACTGGTACGGCCGATTCGGCAGGTCACGGCCGCGCTGGTCGAGATCGGCGGCGGTGGCGGTGACCTGACCCGTCGGCTCGACGAGAGCCGGGCCGACGAGCTTGGCGACCTGGCGCGAGGGTTCAACCGCTTCATTGCCAGCCTGCGCGGGTTGATCGGCGACGTGCTGAAGACCGGCGAGCAGTTGCGCACGGCGGTCGGCCAGGTTGCGCGGGTGGTCGACGACACCGCGATGCGCGCCGGGCGACAGCACGAGATGACCGACATGGTGGCTACCGCCGTGCACGAGATGGGCCTGACCGTGCAGGAGATCGCGCGCAATGCCAGCAACGCCGCGCAGGCGTCGCAGGGCGCGCGCAGCGAAGCGCTGGAGGCGCGCCAGGTGGTTGGCGAGTCCATTGCCCATATCGAGCGGATGTCCGGGCAGATCGGCCAGGCAGCCGGTTCGGTGACCGAGCTGGCGCAGCAGGTGGCTTCCATCGATCAGGTGCTGGCGGTGATTCGCAGCATTTCCGAGCAGACCAACCTGCTGGCGCTGAACGCGGCGATCGAAGCCGCCCGTGCCGGCGACATGGGCCGAGGGTTTGCCGTGGTCGCCGACGAGGTGCGGACCCTGGCCAGTCGCACCCAGGCCTCCACCGACGAGATCCAGCAGATGATCGCGCGGCTGAAGAGCGGTGCCGAGACCGCCGTCGGCGCCATGCACGCCGGCCAGGCGGCCACCGGCACCGGCGTGGCGGCCAGCCAGCGTACCGGGCAGTCGCTCGGCGCAATCACCGAGCAGGTCGAGTCGATCAGCGACATGAACACCCAAGTGGCTGCCGCGACCGAGGAGCAGAGCAGCGTGACCGAGGAGATCACCCGCAATGTGCAGGGTATCGCCGACCTGGCGCAGGCCACCGCGCGCGATGTTCAGGCCTGCCGCAGCGACTGTCAGGCGCTCTCGCAACTGGCCGTGGACCTGGGGCGGCAGATGGGAAGTTTCCGGTTGTAA
- a CDS encoding outer membrane protein OmpK, translating to MHLKTAPLALALAGSTLAAPAMAEGLLYWQNNSLTYLYGHNYKIDSPIQQTVTFEHVNGWKYGDTFFFVDSIHYNGKGNDNGNDDSSFYGEFSPRLSFGKIFQRDLSVGPVKDVLLAMTYEFGEGDVESYLIGPGFDLDIPGFDYFSLNIYNRNTDGDRAGDGVWQITPVWGYTLPVGNSDILIDGFIDWVVDNDRNSRGEEYHANFHFTPQIKYDLGKALNWGEKQLYVGIEYDYWSNKYGIEDGGFVSRNFVGKTDQNTFSAIVKVHF from the coding sequence ATGCACCTGAAGACCGCTCCCCTCGCTCTGGCCCTGGCGGGCAGCACGCTGGCCGCGCCGGCGATGGCCGAAGGCCTGCTGTACTGGCAGAACAACAGCCTGACCTACCTGTACGGGCACAACTACAAGATCGACTCGCCGATCCAGCAGACCGTGACCTTCGAACACGTCAATGGCTGGAAGTACGGCGACACCTTCTTCTTCGTCGACTCGATCCACTACAACGGCAAGGGCAACGACAACGGCAACGACGACAGCAGCTTCTACGGCGAATTTTCCCCACGCCTGTCGTTCGGCAAGATCTTCCAGCGCGACCTGAGCGTCGGTCCGGTCAAGGACGTCTTGCTGGCCATGACCTACGAGTTCGGCGAAGGCGACGTGGAGAGCTACCTGATCGGCCCCGGCTTCGATCTCGACATCCCGGGCTTCGACTACTTCTCGCTGAACATCTACAACCGCAACACCGACGGCGATCGCGCCGGCGATGGCGTCTGGCAGATCACCCCGGTGTGGGGCTACACCCTGCCGGTGGGCAACTCGGACATCCTCATCGACGGCTTCATCGACTGGGTGGTGGACAACGACCGCAACTCGCGCGGCGAGGAATACCACGCCAACTTCCACTTCACCCCGCAGATCAAGTACGACCTGGGCAAGGCGCTGAACTGGGGCGAGAAGCAGCTGTACGTCGGTATCGAGTACGACTACTGGAGCAACAAGTACGGCATCGAGGATGGCGGCTTCGTGAGCCGCAACTTCGTGGGCAAGACCGACCAGAACACCTTCAGCGCCATCGTCAAGGTGCATTTCTGA